The DNA region GATTCCTTTGGATTGCAGCGACTCGGTCACTTTGTAAAACATCCGCCCATCGGGAACCTTCACCACCCGCTGCATGCGCCGCGAAAAGCGTCGGGCCACGCGATGGTTATCAAAAATAGGGAGGGTTTTGGCCTGGATCTCATCCTCTGGGATCTGCCCCAGTTCCGCAAATTCCTTTAGAGGACGGGTAATCAACTCAGAGGAGCGATCCACCACGACGTAGCAGGTGCGGGGCAACTTTGCACTGGCAAACGGCAGGATTTCGACTTGAGCTTGGGAGGAGACAATGCTGGCGATCGCAAAATCCCCATCCTCATCCTCTAGATCGTCTAGATCGTCATCTTCGTCGAGAATGTCAAGGTCGTCCTCATCATCCAGCTCATCCAATTCATCTTCATCGCTGAGGGCTTCCATCTCGTCGTAGCGATGCTTGACATCCATCAAATCTTCTTCAATCTCTTCCAGCACATGGACATCCAGCTTTTCGGATTTAACGGGCTTAGCAGGCTTGACCTTGCCATTCCCTGCATCGGGAAACTCAAAAATAGGCAACTGATCGGCGATCGCTCCCCGAGCGTGAGACGATGGAGCGGCAAAATCAGCACTTTCAAAATCCATGCGCGGCCCAGAGCGCTTTTGCTGGACTAGGATTTCATATTCTTCGTCAGGGATACCCTGTTTCACAATGCGGCTGATGGTGCTGTTGCTTACCCCAAAACGACTCGCCAGAGTAGACGTAGACTCCTCTGGACGACGATAGAGGTCAAGAATCTCTTGTTTTTCTGCTTCTGTCAGTCGTTTAGGAGCCATACGCCTTCATCCTTTTGCTTCCGCCAATCGTCACATGTTCCCCTGTCTATTTTGACATTGGAAACCCATAAGCTGCCTCAGCGATTATGGCAGGTTCTTAATTCTCTGGGCAAATAGATGATGAAGTCCGATACAGAAATATGTCTTTTTTCAACGTTTCGTAGAGAAATTGTTTAAGTCCGGCGACGCAAATTTCGGCGCGATCGCGTGGACAGATCGTATTCTAACGCCGCACCCACGCTGACCAAAATGCCGCTAAAGATCCAAAACACTTCGGGTAAGGCTCCGGTTTCGTAATCTTCAATATAGCTGGTGGCGTAGTTGAACCAAATATCCGCAATGTAGAAGCAGAAGGCCGCTGCCGCAATGAACCGCCACGACAGGGAAAAACGACCTCCCCAAAAGGCCAGCAGCAATGCCGTTGCCATCACCAGCAACACTAAATCACCCAGAATGTAGAGCCATCCAACGATACCTGCAAGGGGAGCCAAGAGGTTTTCCACCGCTTGCGCCCATCCCGGTACATTCGCTTCTGCTTCGGGTGCAGTGTCCTCGGCAGGTGTCGGCTCAACGGCTGGAGCAGTCGCCGCATCGGGAGGCAAGGCTTCATTGGTGGCAGCGGCATCCGGGGATTGAACCTGCTCAATGGCGTTGGGTTCAACTACGCCCATGTCGAGCTCTTCGGGAACGGCGATCGCCGTAAAGTAGGCAATCAGGACACCCAGCAATGCAATCCCCGCAATGATCCCGTATTGTCCCAGCATCAGATTGAGGCGACGGGAGGCAACCGCCAAGAACATGCCGCTGCCCAAAAATACATAGGTCAGCAGAAAGAAAAAGTCTCCCGGCGAGACTTCTGGCGATTTGCCCAGCACCAACTCCCAATACATGAGAAACAGGTTGCCAATAAAGTAGGACAGCATCCCTGCGCCGAGCAAGAACCAAACATTCCGTCCACTCACAATTTGGCTGCTACGCCAGTTGCGAAAGCAGAGGAGGGTCGCAAATAAAAAGGCGATTTCTTCTAAAAAATAGGTGCCAACGGAATACCATCCCGGTAGATCTTCCCCTGGCAACGGCACACTAAAAAGGAGGAAAAAGAGCAGAGATAGCACTCCCCAGACGACCGCTGCGATCACGATATTTTGCAGGGAGAGGAGTTGACTGGCGGAGTTTGTGGATTTCTTCAATGGACTGCTCCCAACAACCAAATACGGATCCGACGGGATGTTCCCGCACCCAATGACCAAAATTGCGATCGCCCCCGGTAGAGTCGTCGCTTTTCGTTATAGATAGCTGGAAATATAGCGTAGTTTTACTAAAAATAGTGCAGAAGACAACATTAATTCAGACTAAAACGCAAGGTTTAGGATATGTTTGCAAACGTGAATTTGAATTAAGACTTTAGTTGACCATGATGCAGAAGGTGAGCGGTTGGAGCGATCGCCCTACCGCTCAAACCCACTCCTTTCCGGTCGGTGATTGTTTGAGCCATTTCAGAAACTGGGTGCGATCGCGTTCGGGCAAATCTTGCAGGGCATCCATGACCCGCCCCGTAAAATTCGCATTCCCGAAATGATCTTTGCCGAGGCGATACAGTTCTTGCAGCAAGGTATTGAGATGATGCTCTTGCCAAGCTGGAATTTGGAGGGAGGCCAGGGGATCGATCGTGAGCAACTGGTTCACTGCATCGGGAGTCTCCGCTTGGGGAAAATGCCATTTCTTAAATACAGAGGTCAGTTCCTCTTGAAATAGCGCCACTTGGCGATTGCCCAGAAGATCCTCAATATCAATATAAACAGCCTGGAGTAACAGCAAACACGCCTGCACAAAGGACGGTTCAACATCCGGTTCTGGACCCGCTCCAGCGCCAA from Synechococcales cyanobacterium T60_A2020_003 includes:
- a CDS encoding helix-turn-helix domain-containing protein: MAPKRLTEAEKQEILDLYRRPEESTSTLASRFGVSNSTISRIVKQGIPDEEYEILVQQKRSGPRMDFESADFAAPSSHARGAIADQLPIFEFPDAGNGKVKPAKPVKSEKLDVHVLEEIEEDLMDVKHRYDEMEALSDEDELDELDDEDDLDILDEDDDLDDLEDEDGDFAIASIVSSQAQVEILPFASAKLPRTCYVVVDRSSELITRPLKEFAELGQIPEDEIQAKTLPIFDNHRVARRFSRRMQRVVKVPDGRMFYKVTESLQSKGITRLLIDGQVYSLT